In Bradyrhizobium sp. 1(2017), one DNA window encodes the following:
- the trhA gene encoding PAQR family membrane homeostasis protein TrhA, protein MTVFQLKQLASTSVHAAADAIGWDYDRAELIADGIIHGIGVLSGIIAATVLVVLTAIYADATDIVGVSIYVAGLISMLVLSATYNLWPVSPAKWLLRRLDHSAIYLLIAATYTPFILEVKDSVFALVLLAGVWCVAILGIVLKLLYPGRFDRVSVGIYLAMGWSGVMLYGPVVRALPALVLGFILAGGLLYSFGVIFHAWRRLRFQNAIWHGFVLAGAACHYTAVLDLVLS, encoded by the coding sequence ATGACCGTCTTCCAACTGAAACAGCTCGCCTCCACCTCCGTCCACGCCGCAGCCGATGCAATCGGCTGGGATTACGACCGCGCAGAGCTGATCGCGGACGGTATCATCCATGGGATCGGCGTGCTCTCCGGCATCATCGCCGCGACTGTGCTGGTGGTGCTGACGGCGATCTATGCCGACGCCACCGACATCGTCGGCGTCTCGATCTACGTCGCGGGCCTGATCTCGATGCTGGTGCTGTCGGCGACCTATAACCTCTGGCCGGTCTCGCCGGCCAAATGGCTGCTGCGGCGGCTTGATCATTCGGCGATTTACCTCCTGATCGCGGCGACCTATACGCCGTTCATCCTCGAGGTGAAGGACAGCGTGTTCGCGCTGGTGCTGCTCGCCGGCGTCTGGTGCGTGGCGATCCTGGGCATCGTGCTGAAGCTGCTCTATCCCGGCCGGTTCGACCGCGTCTCGGTCGGCATCTACCTCGCGATGGGCTGGAGCGGCGTGATGCTCTATGGCCCGGTGGTCAGGGCGTTGCCTGCGCTGGTGCTCGGCTTCATCCTGGCGGGCGGCCTGCTGTACAGCTTTGGCGTGATCTTCCACGCCTGGCGGCGGTTGCGCTTCCAGAATGCGATCTGGCACGGCTTTGTCTTGGCCGGCGCGGCGTGCCATTATACCGCAGTGCTCGATCTCGTATTGAGCTAA
- a CDS encoding SDR family oxidoreductase encodes MQVTGKVVVVTGGANGIGKALCEAFHHAGAAKVVVADMDAANARAVAAMVDGAAFKCDVAQEKDVAHVIEETERQFGPIALFCSNAGIGGGFDPMSVNAGGASDEPWQRSWAIHVMAHVYAARHLIPRMKARGGGYFLNTISAAGLLSQVGSPAYSTTKHAAVGFAENLAISHKADNIKVSILCPQGVDTNMLRSIPKGPQSGDGDLTPEQVAKDVLAALEQETFLILPHPQVLGYMRKKTENYDRWIGGMAKIQAKMREEFGK; translated from the coding sequence ATGCAGGTGACCGGCAAGGTCGTGGTCGTCACGGGCGGCGCAAACGGCATCGGCAAGGCGCTGTGCGAGGCCTTTCACCACGCGGGCGCAGCCAAGGTCGTCGTCGCGGACATGGACGCCGCCAACGCACGGGCGGTCGCGGCCATGGTGGACGGCGCCGCCTTCAAATGCGACGTCGCGCAGGAAAAGGATGTTGCCCACGTCATCGAGGAGACCGAGCGGCAGTTCGGCCCCATCGCGTTGTTCTGCTCCAATGCCGGCATCGGCGGCGGCTTCGATCCGATGTCGGTCAATGCCGGCGGCGCCTCCGACGAGCCGTGGCAGCGCAGCTGGGCGATCCACGTCATGGCCCACGTCTATGCCGCGCGCCATCTGATCCCGCGCATGAAGGCGCGCGGCGGCGGCTATTTCCTCAACACCATTTCGGCCGCGGGCCTGTTGTCGCAGGTCGGCAGCCCGGCTTATTCCACCACCAAGCACGCGGCGGTCGGTTTTGCCGAAAATCTCGCGATCTCGCACAAGGCTGACAACATCAAGGTCTCGATCCTCTGCCCGCAGGGCGTCGACACCAACATGCTGCGCTCGATCCCCAAGGGCCCGCAATCCGGCGACGGCGACCTCACGCCGGAGCAGGTGGCCAAGGATGTGCTCGCCGCCCTCGAGCAGGAGACGTTCCTGATCCTGCCGCACCCGCAAGTCCTCGGCTACATGCGTAAGAAGACCGAGAATTACGACCGCTGGATCGGCGGCATGGCCAAGATCCAGGCAAAGATGCGGGAGGAGTTCGGGAAGTAG
- a CDS encoding MarR family winged helix-turn-helix transcriptional regulator, translated as MAELALIDDIRAASRLMVRELGFMDATVAASDYPPSAVHTILEIGIRGPMTSGELGDFLRLEKSSVSRLVRKLIDCGELRETPDEQDARSKRLSLTAKGRRTLQALHAFGRQQVSGALATLTAAEQRTVREGMMLYARALRQSRVEGEAEAAA; from the coding sequence ATGGCCGAGCTGGCGCTGATCGACGACATTCGTGCCGCTTCGCGCCTGATGGTGCGCGAGCTCGGTTTCATGGATGCGACGGTGGCGGCCTCGGACTACCCGCCGTCGGCGGTCCACACCATCCTGGAGATCGGCATCCGCGGGCCCATGACGTCAGGGGAGCTTGGCGATTTCCTGCGTCTGGAGAAATCCAGCGTCAGCCGCCTGGTGCGCAAGCTGATCGATTGCGGCGAGCTGCGCGAGACGCCGGATGAGCAGGATGCACGCAGCAAGCGCTTGTCGCTGACCGCAAAGGGCCGGCGCACGCTGCAGGCGCTGCACGCGTTCGGCCGGCAACAGGTGAGCGGCGCGCTGGCTACGCTGACGGCGGCGGAGCAGCGCACGGTGCGCGAGGGGATGATGCTCTATGCGCGGGCGCTGCGGCAGAGCCGAGTGGAGGGTGAAGCGGAAGCGGCGGCCTAA
- a CDS encoding SDR family NAD(P)-dependent oxidoreductase: MSETMPAGQRMRGKVCLVTGGGSGIGRATALRMASEGAEAIFVAGRREAEIETTAASCRDLGAVAIALQADITREDDVARLVGSAIARCGRLDVAFNNAGFQERRAPLEEQGTDIYDSVFDTNVRALFLCLRHQLPAMLAQGRGSIVVNASVSGVRNPNPGFSLYSASKAAAISLTRSAAMENAPRGIRINAIAPGRVVTDMMLRAGVGDVATVSAGLPLRRMGSAEEVAEAVVWLSSDASSYVVGHVLAADGGFLAS, translated from the coding sequence ATGAGCGAAACTATGCCGGCCGGCCAGCGAATGAGGGGCAAGGTCTGCCTGGTGACGGGCGGCGGCAGCGGCATCGGCCGTGCCACGGCGCTGCGGATGGCGTCCGAAGGCGCGGAGGCGATTTTCGTCGCGGGCCGGCGCGAGGCCGAGATCGAGACGACCGCCGCGAGCTGCCGCGACCTGGGCGCGGTTGCGATCGCACTCCAGGCCGACATCACGCGCGAGGACGACGTCGCGCGCCTCGTCGGCTCGGCCATCGCGCGCTGCGGCCGGCTCGACGTCGCCTTCAACAATGCCGGTTTCCAGGAGCGTCGCGCGCCGCTGGAGGAGCAGGGCACTGACATCTACGACAGCGTGTTCGATACCAATGTCCGTGCGCTGTTCCTGTGCCTGCGCCATCAACTGCCGGCGATGCTCGCGCAGGGGCGCGGCAGCATCGTCGTCAACGCCTCCGTCAGCGGCGTGCGTAATCCCAATCCGGGCTTCTCGCTCTATTCGGCTTCGAAAGCCGCCGCGATCTCGCTGACGCGCTCGGCGGCGATGGAGAACGCGCCGCGCGGCATCCGCATCAACGCGATCGCGCCCGGCCGCGTCGTCACCGACATGATGCTGCGCGCTGGCGTCGGCGATGTCGCAACCGTGAGTGCCGGCCTGCCGCTACGGCGGATGGGGAGCGCGGAGGAGGTGGCGGAAGCCGTGGTGTGGCTGTCGTCCGACGCGTCATCCTATGTCGTCGGGCATGTGCTGGCGGCGGACGGGGGATTTTTGGCGTCGTAG
- the mdlC gene encoding benzoylformate decarboxylase, which produces MTKNGKTGSRSVTVKQATLDLLRAFGIDRVFGNPGSTELPFLSDWPDDIDYVLALQEASAVGMADGYAQATRNAAFVNLHSAAGVGNALGNIYTAHRNQTPLVITAGQQARSILPLQAFLYAERASEFPRPYVKYSVEPARPEDVPAAIARAYYTAMQPPCGPTFVSIPIDDWAHAAAPVEARKVSREIGPEPDAMQALVKALTSSKHPALVVGPGVDRAGAVDLMVRVAEKAKASVWVSPFSARCSFPERHPQFAGFLHASPAQLSDALREHDLVVVIGAPVFTFHVEGHAAIFDGGATIFQITDDADAAAVTPVGTSIIATMKPALSMLLDLLPESKRAAPKGRTLPPAPQAADPLPVEFLLHALSQAMPEGSSLVEEVPSHRPAMQKFLPMRGQDSFYTMASGGLGYSLPAAVGMALGKPNSRTVCLIGDGSAMYSIQALWTAAQRKLPLTIVVLNNSGYGAMRSFSQVMQVRNVPGLELPGIDFVRLAEGMGCHAVRVTKAAELDEALKRGMAFAGTSLVEVVVDSAVPVLYGQKH; this is translated from the coding sequence ATGACAAAAAACGGCAAGACCGGCAGCAGATCCGTCACCGTCAAGCAGGCAACGCTCGACCTGCTGCGCGCCTTCGGGATCGACCGGGTGTTCGGCAATCCCGGCTCGACCGAGCTGCCGTTCCTGAGCGACTGGCCCGATGACATCGATTACGTGCTGGCGCTGCAGGAAGCTTCCGCCGTCGGCATGGCCGATGGTTACGCGCAGGCGACGCGCAATGCCGCCTTCGTCAATTTGCATTCGGCGGCCGGCGTCGGCAACGCGCTCGGCAACATCTACACCGCGCATCGCAACCAGACGCCGCTCGTGATCACCGCCGGCCAGCAAGCCCGCTCGATCCTGCCGCTGCAGGCCTTTCTCTATGCTGAGCGCGCTTCCGAATTCCCACGGCCTTACGTCAAATACAGCGTCGAGCCGGCGCGGCCCGAGGACGTGCCCGCCGCGATCGCGCGGGCCTATTACACCGCGATGCAGCCGCCGTGCGGGCCGACCTTCGTGTCGATCCCGATCGACGACTGGGCGCATGCGGCCGCTCCCGTCGAGGCGCGCAAGGTCAGCCGCGAGATCGGCCCCGAACCAGACGCGATGCAGGCGCTGGTGAAGGCGCTGACGTCGAGCAAGCACCCTGCCCTGGTCGTCGGTCCCGGTGTCGACCGTGCCGGCGCGGTGGACCTGATGGTGCGTGTCGCCGAGAAGGCGAAGGCCAGCGTCTGGGTCAGCCCGTTCTCGGCGCGCTGCTCGTTCCCCGAGCGGCATCCGCAATTTGCGGGCTTCCTGCACGCCTCGCCCGCGCAGCTCTCCGACGCGCTGCGCGAGCACGATCTCGTCGTCGTGATCGGCGCGCCGGTGTTCACCTTCCATGTCGAAGGCCATGCCGCGATCTTCGATGGCGGCGCGACGATCTTCCAGATCACCGATGATGCGGATGCGGCGGCCGTAACGCCGGTCGGCACCAGCATCATCGCAACGATGAAGCCGGCGCTTTCGATGCTGCTCGACCTGCTGCCGGAGAGCAAGCGCGCGGCACCCAAGGGCCGCACGTTGCCGCCGGCGCCGCAGGCGGCCGATCCGCTGCCCGTCGAGTTCCTGCTGCATGCGCTGTCGCAGGCGATGCCGGAAGGAAGCTCGCTGGTCGAGGAAGTGCCCTCGCACCGGCCGGCGATGCAGAAATTCCTGCCGATGCGCGGCCAGGACAGCTTTTACACGATGGCGAGCGGCGGCCTCGGCTATTCGCTGCCGGCCGCCGTCGGCATGGCGCTCGGCAAGCCGAACAGCCGTACCGTCTGCCTGATCGGCGACGGCTCGGCGATGTATTCGATCCAGGCGCTATGGACCGCGGCGCAGCGCAAGCTGCCGCTCACAATCGTCGTCCTCAACAATTCCGGCTACGGCGCGATGCGCTCGTTCAGCCAGGTGATGCAGGTGAGGAACGTGCCGGGGCTGGAGCTGCCGGGAATCGATTTCGTCCGGCTCGCCGAAGGCATGGGTTGCCATGCCGTGCGGGTGACGAAGGCGGCAGAGCTCGACGAAGCGCTGAAGCGCGGCATGGCGTTTGCGGGCACGAGCCTCGTCGAAGTCGTCGTGGATTCGGCAGTGCCGGTGCTGTACGGGCAGAAGCACTGA
- a CDS encoding FAS1-like dehydratase domain-containing protein, with protein sequence MTEKLDIDHLRQWIGRSTEATDVVTAQLVMGLRATLFQEVGEPKTGDAAPFTVHWCLAQPVFPMSMLGPDGHPTRGGFLPPVPLPRRMWAGGEIEFLQPLRVGDESTRTSRIADVQVKSGSTGTLCFVSVEHSISSPRGTAIRERQDIVYREMTSAQAAPAKAPPPPPKAQHRETHVSDPVLLFRYSALTFNGHRIHYDRDYVTKVEGYPGLIFHGPLQAAFIIEMAARLRSGKAPRKFTYRGVQPLFEGTEFSINANENEAGMELWTANAEGQPTMKGTAVW encoded by the coding sequence ATGACCGAGAAGCTCGACATCGATCATTTGCGGCAATGGATCGGCCGCAGCACGGAGGCCACCGACGTCGTCACCGCGCAGCTCGTCATGGGCCTGCGCGCGACGCTGTTCCAGGAGGTCGGCGAGCCCAAGACGGGCGATGCCGCGCCGTTCACGGTGCATTGGTGCCTGGCGCAACCGGTGTTTCCGATGTCGATGCTCGGGCCCGACGGCCACCCGACTCGCGGCGGCTTTCTGCCGCCGGTGCCGCTGCCGCGACGGATGTGGGCCGGCGGCGAGATCGAGTTCCTGCAGCCGTTGCGCGTCGGCGACGAATCGACGCGAACCTCGCGCATCGCCGATGTTCAGGTAAAGTCGGGCTCGACCGGCACGCTGTGCTTCGTCTCGGTCGAGCACAGCATCTCCTCGCCGCGCGGCACGGCCATCCGCGAGCGGCAGGATATCGTCTATCGCGAGATGACGAGCGCGCAGGCGGCTCCTGCCAAGGCCCCGCCTCCGCCGCCGAAGGCGCAGCACCGCGAGACGCATGTGTCGGATCCGGTGCTGCTGTTCCGCTATTCCGCGCTGACCTTCAACGGCCACCGCATCCACTACGATCGCGATTACGTGACCAAGGTCGAGGGCTATCCGGGGCTGATCTTCCACGGACCGTTGCAGGCCGCGTTCATCATCGAGATGGCGGCCAGGCTTCGCAGCGGCAAGGCGCCGAGGAAGTTCACCTATCGCGGCGTGCAGCCGCTGTTCGAGGGCACGGAGTTTTCCATCAACGCCAACGAGAACGAGGCGGGCATGGAGCTATGGACCGCGAACGCGGAGGGCCAGCCGACGATGAAGGGCACGGCGGTGTGGTGA
- a CDS encoding CaiB/BaiF CoA transferase family protein, producing the protein MGALDGIRVIAVEQAVAAPFCSSRLADAGAEVIKIERPEGDFARGYDAAAKGQSSYFVWLNRGKQSAVVDLATREGCAELEKLIASADVLIQNLKPGSMDKLGFSRERLLKDYPRLISCTITGYGDDGPYAHRKAYDLLIQAESGLASITGNPDGASRVGMSIVDVATGATAHAAILEALIGRGRTGKGADIRISMFDVMADWCTVPLLNSEAGNPPKRMGLRHPSIAPYGVFTSKDGKDILISIQSEREWKSLCAKVLDQPDLPADPRVANMVERVRNRDFTDKTVADSFGKMTRNELLKRLSDADIAFAEVNTMADLTGHPHLRRIEVDTPNGRVSYPAPAPIIVGETRSYGAVPAIGERPQSKK; encoded by the coding sequence ATGGGAGCACTTGACGGGATCAGGGTGATTGCGGTCGAGCAGGCGGTGGCGGCGCCGTTCTGCTCCTCGCGGCTGGCTGACGCCGGCGCCGAAGTGATCAAGATCGAGCGGCCCGAGGGCGATTTCGCCCGCGGCTATGACGCGGCGGCCAAGGGTCAGAGCAGCTATTTCGTCTGGCTCAACCGCGGCAAGCAATCGGCCGTGGTCGATCTCGCCACCAGGGAAGGCTGCGCCGAGCTGGAGAAGCTGATCGCGAGCGCCGACGTGCTGATCCAGAACCTCAAGCCGGGCTCGATGGACAAGCTCGGCTTTTCGCGCGAGCGGTTGCTGAAGGACTATCCGAGGCTGATCTCGTGCACGATCACCGGCTATGGCGACGACGGCCCCTACGCCCACCGCAAGGCCTATGATTTGCTGATCCAGGCCGAGAGCGGACTTGCGTCCATCACCGGCAACCCCGACGGCGCCTCGCGCGTCGGCATGTCGATCGTGGATGTCGCGACCGGCGCGACCGCCCATGCGGCAATTCTGGAGGCGCTGATCGGGCGCGGACGCACAGGCAAGGGTGCCGACATCCGCATCTCCATGTTCGACGTGATGGCGGACTGGTGCACCGTGCCGCTGCTCAATTCGGAGGCCGGCAATCCGCCCAAACGCATGGGCCTGCGCCATCCCTCGATCGCGCCCTACGGCGTCTTCACCTCGAAGGACGGCAAGGACATCCTGATCTCGATCCAGAGCGAGCGCGAGTGGAAGTCACTGTGCGCCAAGGTGCTGGATCAGCCGGATCTGCCTGCCGATCCCCGCGTCGCCAACATGGTCGAGCGCGTGCGCAACCGCGACTTCACCGACAAGACGGTGGCGGACAGCTTCGGCAAGATGACCCGCAACGAGCTGCTGAAGCGGCTATCGGATGCCGACATCGCCTTCGCCGAGGTCAACACCATGGCCGACCTCACGGGCCATCCTCATCTGCGCCGCATCGAGGTCGACACGCCGAACGGCCGCGTCAGCTATCCCGCACCGGCGCCGATCATCGTCGGCGAGACGCGCAGTTATGGCGCCGTCCCTGCCATCGGCGAACGACCCCAATCCAAGAAGTAA
- a CDS encoding acyl-CoA dehydrogenase family protein — protein MSQEHHSEDHADIREAVAKLCAQFPGEYWRKLDREMAYPKAFVDALTQAGYLSVLIPEEYGGAGLKLSAAAAILEEIQRAGCNGGGCHAQMYTMGTVLRHGNNEQKAKYLPKVASGELRLQAFGVTEPTSGTDTSSLKTFARKDGNDSYIVNGQKIWTSRAEHSDLMILLARTTPKDQVKKRTDGLSVFIVDMGEAKNNGLEIRPIRTMMNHATTEVFFTDMKVPAENLIGEEGKGFRYILSGMNAERILIAAECVGDAKWFIAKATNYAKERSVFGRPIGQNQGIQFPIAKAYASMRAAELMVKEATRKYEAGLDCGAEANMAKMLAADASWEAANACIQTHGGFGFAEEYDVERKFRETRLYQVAPISTNLVLSFVAEHVLGMPRSY, from the coding sequence ATGAGTCAAGAACACCACAGCGAAGATCACGCCGACATCCGCGAAGCCGTCGCCAAGCTCTGCGCGCAGTTTCCCGGTGAATATTGGCGCAAGCTCGATCGCGAGATGGCCTACCCCAAGGCCTTCGTCGATGCGTTGACACAGGCCGGCTATCTCTCGGTGCTGATCCCCGAGGAATATGGCGGCGCGGGCCTGAAGCTCTCGGCGGCCGCGGCGATCCTGGAAGAGATCCAGCGTGCCGGCTGCAACGGCGGCGGCTGCCATGCCCAGATGTACACGATGGGCACCGTGCTGCGGCACGGCAATAACGAGCAGAAGGCGAAATACCTGCCGAAGGTCGCCAGCGGCGAATTGCGCCTGCAGGCCTTCGGCGTCACCGAGCCGACCAGCGGCACCGACACCTCCTCGCTGAAAACCTTCGCGCGCAAGGATGGCAACGACAGCTACATCGTCAACGGCCAGAAGATCTGGACCAGCCGCGCCGAACATTCCGATCTGATGATCCTGCTCGCGCGCACCACGCCGAAGGACCAGGTCAAGAAGCGCACGGACGGGCTCTCCGTGTTCATCGTCGACATGGGCGAGGCCAAGAACAACGGACTGGAGATCCGCCCGATCCGCACCATGATGAACCACGCCACGACGGAAGTGTTCTTCACCGACATGAAGGTGCCGGCGGAGAACCTGATCGGCGAGGAAGGCAAGGGCTTTCGCTACATCCTCTCCGGCATGAATGCCGAGCGCATCCTGATCGCCGCCGAATGCGTCGGCGACGCCAAATGGTTCATCGCCAAGGCAACGAACTATGCGAAGGAGCGCAGTGTTTTCGGCCGGCCGATCGGCCAGAACCAGGGCATCCAGTTCCCGATCGCTAAGGCCTACGCCTCAATGCGCGCGGCCGAGCTGATGGTGAAGGAAGCCACCCGCAAATACGAGGCCGGGCTCGACTGCGGCGCCGAGGCCAACATGGCCAAGATGCTGGCGGCGGACGCGTCCTGGGAAGCGGCGAACGCCTGCATCCAGACCCATGGCGGCTTCGGCTTCGCCGAGGAATATGACGTCGAGCGCAAGTTCCGCGAGACGCGGCTCTATCAGGTGGCGCCGATCTCGACCAATCTCGTGCTGTCCTTCGTCGCCGAGCATGTGCTTGGCATGCCCCGCTCGTACTGA
- a CDS encoding LysR substrate-binding domain-containing protein, giving the protein MDFRQLRTFSCVAELGSLSKASDTLRVAQPALSRQIKLLEHELRTELFTRNGRGMVLTEAGRLLLARTSGIVRQIDQIRDDIQSSKGPPSGQVVLGLVPTVSCVLSARFARRSVEKFPGISLRIVESYSGHLVEWLHRGEMDLAILYGRSADLHLNVESLGRDNIVAVGPRGCGLSRKKSVDIGWLLRQRLVLPSHSHGLRALIEHAAAQRKIKLNVQLEADSFRVLTSLVEEGLGFALLPPSSVHGEVADGRLETAVVSKPMTRELIFASPIDRPASTASLAITALLRDEVAACRKEGLWDIRLS; this is encoded by the coding sequence ATGGATTTCCGGCAGCTCAGAACCTTCAGTTGCGTGGCGGAGCTCGGCAGCCTGTCCAAGGCGTCCGACACGCTGCGCGTTGCGCAGCCGGCACTGAGCCGGCAGATCAAGCTCCTGGAACACGAGCTGCGCACCGAGCTGTTCACCCGCAACGGCCGCGGCATGGTGCTGACCGAGGCCGGCCGCCTGCTGTTGGCGCGCACCTCCGGCATCGTGCGGCAGATCGACCAGATCCGCGACGACATCCAGTCGTCGAAGGGACCGCCGTCGGGCCAGGTCGTGCTCGGCCTGGTTCCGACCGTGAGCTGCGTGCTGTCGGCGCGCTTTGCGCGGCGCAGCGTTGAAAAGTTCCCCGGCATCTCGCTGCGCATCGTCGAGAGCTACAGCGGCCATCTCGTCGAATGGCTGCATCGCGGCGAGATGGACCTCGCCATCCTTTACGGCCGCTCGGCCGATCTGCATCTCAATGTCGAGAGCCTCGGCCGCGACAACATCGTCGCGGTCGGTCCGCGCGGCTGCGGCCTGTCGCGCAAGAAGAGCGTCGACATCGGCTGGCTTCTGCGGCAGCGCCTCGTGCTGCCCAGTCATTCCCACGGTCTCCGCGCGCTGATCGAGCACGCGGCCGCCCAGCGCAAGATCAAGCTGAACGTGCAGCTGGAGGCGGATTCGTTTCGCGTGCTGACGAGCCTCGTCGAGGAGGGGCTCGGCTTCGCGTTGCTGCCGCCCTCGTCGGTCCATGGCGAGGTCGCGGACGGGCGGCTGGAAACCGCTGTCGTCTCGAAACCGATGACGCGCGAGCTCATTTTCGCTTCTCCGATCGACCGTCCGGCGTCGACGGCTTCGCTCGCCATCACCGCGCTCCTGCGCGACGAGGTCGCCGCCTGCCGCAAGGAAGGCCTGTGGGACATCAGGCTGAGCTAG
- a CDS encoding cytochrome P450, with amino-acid sequence MNIQAPVNVDTAERMRRAREEAYATPLSQFHPGAPRLFQDDTLWPWFERLRKEEPVHYCTNAPIEPYWSVVKYNDIMHVDTNHGIFSSDSTLGGISIRDVPPGYDYPSFIAMDQPRHSAQRKTVSPMFTPTHLDELAKLIRQRAQTVLDNLPRNETFNFVERVSIELTTQMLATLFDFPWEERRKLTRWSDVSTALPKSGIVASAEERRREMDECYAYMSKLWNERVSSAPRNDLLSLMAHNDATRHMDPDNLMGNIILLIVGGNDTTRNTMTGSVLALNENPEQYDKLRANPELIDSMVPEVIRWQTPLAHMRRTALADTEIAGKHIKKGDRVVMWYVSGNRDEEMFEKPNDFIIDRPRPRTHLSFGFGIHRCVGMRLAELQLRIVWEEMLKRFDRIEVVGEPKRIYSSFIKGYETLPVRIPA; translated from the coding sequence ATGAACATCCAAGCGCCGGTCAACGTGGACACGGCCGAACGCATGCGCAGGGCCCGCGAGGAGGCCTATGCGACGCCGTTGTCGCAATTCCACCCCGGCGCGCCCCGGCTGTTCCAGGACGACACGCTGTGGCCGTGGTTCGAGCGGCTGCGCAAGGAAGAGCCGGTGCATTACTGCACCAATGCGCCGATCGAGCCCTACTGGTCGGTGGTCAAATACAACGACATCATGCATGTCGACACCAATCACGGCATCTTCTCCTCGGACTCGACGCTCGGCGGCATCTCGATCCGCGACGTGCCGCCCGGCTACGACTATCCAAGCTTCATCGCCATGGACCAGCCCCGGCATTCGGCGCAGCGCAAGACGGTGTCGCCGATGTTCACGCCAACGCATCTCGACGAGCTGGCCAAGCTGATCCGGCAGCGCGCGCAGACCGTGCTCGACAACCTGCCGCGCAACGAGACCTTCAACTTCGTCGAGCGCGTCTCGATCGAGCTGACGACGCAGATGCTGGCGACCCTGTTCGACTTCCCCTGGGAGGAGCGGCGCAAGCTGACGCGCTGGTCCGACGTCTCGACCGCGCTGCCCAAGAGCGGCATCGTCGCCTCGGCCGAAGAGCGCCGCCGCGAGATGGACGAGTGCTACGCCTACATGTCGAAGCTGTGGAACGAGCGCGTCAGCTCCGCACCGCGCAACGATCTGCTGTCGCTGATGGCGCACAACGACGCCACCCGCCACATGGACCCCGACAATCTGATGGGCAACATTATCCTGCTCATCGTCGGCGGCAACGACACCACGCGCAATACCATGACCGGCTCGGTGCTGGCCCTGAACGAGAACCCGGAGCAATACGACAAGCTCCGCGCCAATCCGGAGCTGATAGATTCCATGGTGCCGGAGGTGATCCGCTGGCAGACGCCGCTGGCGCATATGCGCCGCACCGCGCTTGCCGACACCGAGATCGCCGGCAAGCACATCAAGAAGGGCGACCGCGTCGTGATGTGGTACGTCTCCGGCAACCGCGACGAGGAGATGTTCGAGAAGCCGAACGACTTCATCATCGATCGCCCGCGGCCGCGCACCCATCTTTCCTTCGGCTTCGGCATCCACCGCTGCGTCGGCATGCGCCTCGCCGAGCTGCAGCTGCGGATCGTCTGGGAGGAGATGCTGAAGCGGTTCGACCGCATCGAGGTTGTGGGCGAGCCGAAGCGGATCTATTCGAGCTTTATCAAGGGATATGAGACGCTGCCGGTGCGGATTCCGGCCTGA